Proteins from one Cyclopterus lumpus isolate fCycLum1 chromosome 11, fCycLum1.pri, whole genome shotgun sequence genomic window:
- the LOC117739285 gene encoding adenylate cyclase type 2-like, with protein sequence MWQEALWTRGRYLLEKSDGGEGGEGPESLGDGCPGFQGEVCVEDEKPQDWLYESYYRMSQQHPLIVFLLLIVMGTCLALLAVFFASGLNTEDHLTFLITVPAALFLFLSIFILVCIESVFKRMLRLFSLLIWACLVTMGYLFMFSGGILSPWDQVSFFLFIVFVVYTMLPFSMRGAIIASAITCFSHTVTLSICLASTVTELEPLVWQILANVIIFTCGNLAGAYHKHLMDLALKQTYQDTCNCIKSPIKLEFEKHQQERLLLSLLPAHIARVMKDEIIQRLQGPNFGRTESTNNFHNLYVQRHTNVSILYADIVGFTRLASDCSPGELVHMLNELFGKFDQIAKENECMRIKILGDCYYCVSGLPESLPHHARNCVKMGLDMCEAIKKVRDATGVDINMRVGVHSGNVLCGVIGLRKWQYDVWSHDVTLANHMEAGGVPGRVHISSVTLEHLKGSYKVEPGDGPSRDSYLKEHGVVTYLVINPKTERHSPLLGVRSRPSLDGGKMRASVRMTRYLESWGAAKPFANLHHRDSMTTDNGKINTTDVPMGQYHFQRRERSKSQRRRFEEELNERMIRTIDGINSQKQWLKSEDIQRISLFFHNKALEKEYRSTTLPAFKYYVTCACLIFSCIFIVQVLVLPKTAVLGISFGLAFLLLALILLLCFAGHILQGRKGSFCSLTWFPTSSRIIVTNNPWLRLVLTMTTTALILVMAVFNMFFVEEPGGSIEDVLTTSPPGNRTNDSLLDHLDENTGENKFYLPYFIYCCILGLVSCSVFLRINYELKMVVMLVAVVIYNIIILQTHASLLDGYSKALYTTDTLDRPGVLKDLKTMGSVSLFIFFVTLLVLARQNEYYCRLDFLWRDKFKRECEEIETMENLNRVLLENVLPAHVAEHFLGRNWKNEDLYHQSYESVCMMFASIPDFKEFYTESDVNKEGLECLRLLNEIIADFDELLSKPKFSGVEKIKTIGSTYMAATGLNVTPGPECAQEHDRQYMHIGTMVEFAFALVGKLDVINKHSFNDFRLRIGINHGPVIAGVIGAQKPQYDIWGNSVNVASRMETTGVLGKIQVTEETSRILTTLGYMCSCRGIINVKGKGELKTYFVHTEMTRSLSQVAVMP encoded by the exons AATACAGAAGACCACTTGACGTTCCTGATCACGGTCCCCGccgctctcttcctcttcctgtccatcTTCATCCTCGTCTGCATCGAGTCGGTCTTCAAGCGGATGCTCCggctcttctctctcctcataTGGGCCTGTCTGGTCACCATGGGTTACCTGTTCATGTTCTCTGGAGGGATACTCAGCCCCTGGGACCAG GTGTCCTTCTTCCTGTTCATCGTGTTCGTCGTCTACACCATGCTGCCCTTCTCCATGAGAGGGGCCATTATCGCCAGCGCCATCACCTGCTTCTCGCACACCGTCACCCTCAGCATCTGTCTGGCCTCCACCGTCACTGAACTGGAACCACTGGTCTGGCAG ATCTTAGCCAATGTGATCATCTTTACCTGTGGTAACTTGGCCGGGGCGTACCACAAACACCTGATGGACCTGGCTCTCAAACAGACCTACCAGGACACCTGCAACTGCATCAAGTCCCCCATTAAACTAGAGTTTGAGAAGCACCAACAG gagCGCTTGCTGTTGTCCTTACTGCCGGCTCACATCGCCAGGGTGATGAAAGACGAGATCATCCAGAGGCTGCAGGGACCCAACTTCGGTCGAACCGAGAGCACCAACAACTTCCACAACCTCTACGTGCAGCGGCACACCAACGTCAG CATTCTGTATGCCGACATCGTGGGTTTCACCAGGCTGGCCAGCGACTGCTCCCCGGGGGAACTTGTGCATATGCTGAATGAACTTTTTGGCAAGTTTGATCAGATTGCAAAG GAAAATGAGTGCATGCGAATCAAGATCCTGGGTGATTGCTACTACTGTGTGTCTGGTCTGCCTGAGTCGCTGCCTCACCACGCCAGGAACTGCGTGAAGATGGGCTTGGATATGTGTGAGGCCATCAA GAAGGTCCGCGATGCCACTGGAGTCGATATCAACATGCGTGTCGGTGTTCATTCGGGGAACGTCCTGTGCGGTGTGATCGGACTGCGCAAGTGGCAATACGATGTGTGGTCACATGACGTAACGCTAGCCAATCACATGGAGGCAGGAGGTGTGCCCGG AAGGGTCCACATCTCTTCTGTGACGTTGGAGCATTTGAAGGGCTCATACAAGGTGGAGCCTGGAGACGGACCGAGCCGAGACTCCTACCTGAAAGAACATGGAGTGGTGACCTACCTGGTCATCAACCCCAAG ACTGAGAGGCACAGCCCTCTGTTGGGCGTGCGCTCTCGTCCCTCGCTGGACGGTGGCAAGATGAGGGCGTCCGTCCGAATGACCCGATACCTGGAGTCCTGGGGCGCAGCGAAACCCTTCGCCAACCTCCACCACCGAGACAGCATGACCACAGACAACGGCAAGATCAACACGACT GACGTTCCAATGGGGCAGTACCACTTCCAGAGACGAGAAAG GTCCAAATCTCAAAGGAGGAGGTTTGAGGAGGAACTCAACGAGCGAATGATTCGCACCATCGACGGCATCAACTCGCAGAA ACAGTGGCTGAAGTCTGAGGACATCCAGAGGATCTCATTGTTCTTCCACAACAAAGCTCTGGAGAAAGAG TACAGATCCACAACATTACCGGCCTTCAAGTATTACGTCACCTGCGCCTGCCTCATATTCAGCTGTATATTCATAGTGCAGGTCCTCGTCCTGCCCAA aacTGCTGTGCTGGGGATCTCCTTTGGCCTAGCGTTCCTGCTGTTGGCTTTGATTCTGCTCCTTTGCTTTGCTGGTCACATTCTG CAGGGGAGGAAGGGGTCCTTCTGCTCTCTCACCTGGTTCCCCACGTCCTCCCGCATCATCGTCACCAATAACCCCTGGCTGCGATTGGTCCTCACCATGACGACCACTGCTCTCATACTCGTGATGGCCGTCTTCAACATG TTCTTCGTGGAGGAGCCTGGAGGATCCATTGAGGACGTCCTGACGACTTCTCCCCCTGGGAATCGAACCAACGACAGCCTGCTGGACCACCTGGACGAAAACACGGGAGAAAACAAGTTTTACCTGCCG TACTTCATCTACTGCTGTATACTGGGACTGGTATCGTGCTCAGTGTTCCTGAGGATCAACTATGAGCTGAAGATGGTGGTCATGCTGGTTGCTGTGGTGATCTACAACATCATTATCCTTCAAACACACGCCTCCCTGCTGGATGGATATAGTAAAGCGCTGTATACAACCGACACACTTGATAG ACCAGGAGTTCTGAAGGATCTAAAGACGATGGGCTCCGTGTCGCTgttcatcttcttcgtcacccTGCTGGTGTTAGCCAGGCAG AATGAATATTACTGTAGGTTGGACTTCCTGTGGAGGGACAAGTTCAAGAGGGAGTGCGAAGAGATCGAAACCATGGAGAACCTCAACCGGGTTCTGTTGGAGAACGTTTTACCTGCCCATGTCGCCGAACACTTCCTGGGACGCAACTGGAAAAATGAG GACCTTTATCATCAGTCGTACGAGTCGGTGTGTATGATGTTCGCCTCCATCCCAGACTTCAAAGAGTTTTACACCGAGTCTGACGTCAATAAGGAAGGACTGGAGTGCCTCCGTCTTCTCAACGAGATCATAGCAGACTTTGATGAG CTGCTGTCCAAGCCCAAGTTCAGCGGAGTGGAGAAGATAAAGACCATCGGTAGCACCTACATGGCTGCAACTGGACTCAATGTGACGCCGGGACCGGAGTGTGCACAG GAACATGACCGACAGTACATGCACATCGGCACCATGGTGGAGTTCGCCTTCGCTCTTGTGGGGAAGCTCGACGTCATCAACAAACACTCCTTCAACGACTTCAGGCTCAGAATTG GGATAAACCACGGGCCGGTGATTGCAGGAGTAATCGGGGCCCAGAAACCGCAGTATGACATCTGGGGAAACAGTGTGAACGTGGCCAGTAGGATGGAGACCACCGGGGTGCTGGGAAAAATACAG gtgacggaggagacgaGTCGTATCTTAACAACGCTCGGCTACATGTGCTCGTGCCGCGGCATCATTAACGTGAAGGGCAAGGGGGAGCTGAAGACCTACTTTGTCCACACAGAGATGACTCGATCTCTGTCACAGGTGGCCGTGATGCCTTGA